Within the Beduinella massiliensis genome, the region TTGATCCGTATCATAATATATTTATCATACGGACGAAAAGAGAGGTGGTCATTTGAGTCCACGTACAGGCAGACCGCTTTCCGACAACCCACGGCATGAGCGAGTTGAAACAAAAATGACGAAAGAAGAATTAGAAAAGCTCGACTACTGCTGTCAGGTTACAGGAAAATCGCGGTCTGAGGTTATCCGGGCGGGGATTGACGTAATCTATGCCAGCTTGGATAAACTCAAAGAAAAATAACAGGGACGGCGACCTCCCACGAAGAAGAACCGCCGTCCCCACTGAACTGCTCCCCGTCAAGCGGACAGCGAAACAATTTACGGCTTATTCATATAACCGCAAAAGCTATTCTTTATCCAAAGGCAAAGGAATATTGACAATATCAAAAAGACATGTTAAATGGCAGAACCAGCATACCGACAAAGACATGGAAAGCGGAGTATGCCAAACTGACCGCCGAACGGAAAACGCTCAATCAGAGGTATCTTGTTCTCCAAGACGAGGTTAAGGAAGCCGAGCAAATCCGCAGGAGCGTTTACAGTATCTTGCGGCAGGAACAGCGGGAATAGCAACCCCGCAGGGCGCAGGATATGGACTTGTAAAAGCAACCGGCGGCGGGATAGTCAACACCTACCCCGCCGCCCTACAAACTGGAAGTTATTCAATCGGAGCCGTTAATTCAATGTGGTTTCCCTCTGAATCAACAAATTCTACTACCCAATTATCATTTATCTGCGTCAACGGAAAACATAGTTCTAAATTTTCAGTTTTTCTTTTAAGAATATCTAAATTTTCAACGTCAACACTGGGTAAACAATTGCTTCCAAAACTGTGCTTTTCATTCATTTTTTTAAAAGCGAATAAACCCAAGCGGAATCCATTTATATCAAAAACACTATAAATTTCGTTTTTAATAGTCACTTCTTTTTCAAAAAAATCCTCATAAAATCGAATTGCTCTCTCCATATCTTTTACACATAGATATAATGAATTAATATGACAGTTCAATATTCTCTCCTCCATAAATTCTAAGTTTTCAGTCTACCTTATTAAAAATGACAGTCTGCTCTTTCATGGATATTTTTCCAACTTCATACCCATATTCCGTAAGTTCTTTTTTATATTTCAGAAAAAATGGTCTATTGGTATTTCGGCAATATTCTGTATTTCTTCGAATGTCATTTTGAATGATGAAATTCTGCTTTTTGTATATATTCCTATAAATAATCATATTTGCTCATAATTATTATTTCATCCAGATTCCAATTTGTCGCTTCGTTTTGATTATACCATGTTCGCCCATCTAAAACAATAAAATCTCTCCGTCCGTTCCACCTACAAAACGCCCGCCCCCGCGATGCGGGGACGGGCGAAAGCTTTCAGATCGTGAGCCTGCGGTTGCGCGCGGTGACGTCCCACGCCCCCAGGACGCGGCCGCCCTCCACGGTGAGCACATAGGGGTAGAGCGCGGTGGTGGGGCAGATGTGCGTGGGGAGCACGTACAGCTCGGTTCCGACGGGCGGCGGGGTGCGCGCAGCGCCCTCGTCCATCCGAAAGACCCAGTGCTCCTCGCTTTGAAAGAGGGGGCTTGCGTCCAGCCAGTCGAGCAGCAGGCCGCGCGGGCCCGCGGGGTCGGAGCCGATGCCCTTGCAGCCCAGGTCGAGCGTGAACAGGCCGGGGGCCGGGCGGCTGACGACGCGGGTGAGCACGGCCGCGCCGGGCACGAAGGGCAGGTCGGGGAAGTCGCGCGCGTAGCCGTAATCCATGACGAAGCAGGTGCCGGGCGAGAGGTAGACGCCCGGGCGCTGCGCGTGGCAGGGGAAGGAGGGCGTGCCGCCCATGATGACGATGGGGCAGTCGAGCCCGTCCGCCGGAAGCCGCGCGCGCAGGGCGTCGATCTCCCGCAGGGAGGCGGCCACGGCGGCCGCGCGCGCGGCGGGGTCGGACTCGTGGCGGTGGCCGTCGTAGCAGTGCAGGCCGCACAGGCGGACGCCGGGCACGGCGGCGGCCTGACGGAGCCACGCGCCGGCCTCGCCGGGCGCGACGCCGGTGCGGTTCATGCCCATGTTGACGTCCAGCAGGACGCTCGCGGCCGCGCCGTGCGCGCGGGCGCACGCGCCCAGCAGGCGAAGCTGCGAAAGGTCGTCCGCGAGGGCGTAGCACGCGACGTGCGGATAGGCCGCGGCGAGGCGCACGAAGCGCGCGACGTTTGGGCCCACCAGCGGGTAGGCCAGGAGCAGCGCCTGCGCGCCTGCCTGCGCGGCCATCTCCGCCTCCGCGAAGGTGGCGCACTTAAAGCGCGTGATGCCGAGGCCTACCTGCATGCGCGTGAGGTCGAGCGACTTGTGCGTCTTGACGTGCGGCCACAGGCGCTGCGCGCCGCCCGCCAGCGCGATGGCCCGCCGCGTGTTTTCGCGGATGATCTCCGGGTAATAGAGAAGCTGGGGCGAGGGGACGTCCGATGCGTCCAGGAGCCTGTAGCGGGATGCTTCCATGCGCGCCTCCTCAGATTTCAAAGATGAACTCGATCTCGACCGGGATGCCGCCGGGCAGCTCGTTTACGCCGATGGCCGAGCGCGCGCCGACGCCGTCCTCGCCGTAGAGGTCGAGGAAGAGCTGCGAGGCGCCGTTCATGACGAGGGGCTGCTGCGTGAAGCCCGGCGCGCTGGCGACGAAGCCGAGCAGCTTCACGAGGCCCTTCACGCGGCCCAGATCGCCCAGGTAGTCGTGCAGCACGGCGAGGCAGTTGAGCGCGCACAGGCGCGCGGCCTCCTGCCCCTGCTCGACGGTGCACTCCGCGCCGACGTGGCCGACGAGCGCGGGCACGCCGCCGCGCGTCGCGCCCTGGCCGGAGACGTAGAGCAGATTGCCGGCCTGGCGCACCGGCCTATAGATGCCGCCGCGCGGCGGGGGATTGGGGAGCGACAGGCCGAGGGAAGCGAGTTTTTCGTAGACGGTTGCCATGAGAGGGTACCTCCTGTATTCTGTCGTTTGGATGGAATTTGAAAAGCCGCGCCGGACGGACAGCAGCCGTCACAAAATAACAGGACAGGCGCGGGGGAAAACTGATAGAATCATGAAAAAAGGGGGCGGGGTCATGGAATGGGTCAACGCCGTGCAAAAGGCGCTCAACTACATCGAGGATCATCTCTTGGAGGAGCTGGACGCCGAGGGCGTCGCGAGGAGCGCGTTTACGTCGAGCGCCTACTTTCAAAAGATATTTCACATCGTCACGGGCCTGACGGTGGGGGACTACATCCGCAGCCGGCGGCTTTCGCTGGCCGGGGAGGAGATCGCGGCCGGCCGGACGCGGGTGATCGACGCGGCGGCGAAGTACGGATACGAATCGCCGGAGAGCTTTACGAAGGCGTTCACCCGCTTTCACGGCGTCACGCCCTCCGCCGCCCGGCGGACGCGCTGCGATCTGAACTACTTCTCGCCCCTCAAGATCGAGATTCGCGTGGAGGGCGGGGCCATTCAGTCGCGCAGGCTGATTCCGAACGTGGAGCGGCTGTACGAAAACCGGGCGGAGAACTACATGTTCCCCAGCTGCATGCGCTCCGCGATGGCGGCGCTGGGCGAGGACGCGGCCTACGACTTCCCGTTCTTCGCGGGCGTCACGGGCGATCTGTTCACACAGACCTGGCTTGAGCCCCGGTGGCGCTACAACGACTCGTACTCCAACGTGTGCAAGGAGACGCAGGTTCCGCTGCGGCGCGCGTTCGACGCCTGCGGCTACGAATACGTCTACCGCACGCGCGCGCAGGTGCAGGCGGATCCGGACGGCGCCCGGCGCGAGATCGTGGAGTGCATCGACCGGGGACTGCCCGTGCTGGCCTTCGGCATCGTGGGGCCGCCCGTCTGCTCGATCGTCTGCGGCTACAGCGAGCAGGGAAAGCTGCTCATCGGCTGGTCGCAGTTCACCGGGGAGACGGCGGAGGACGAGGTATTTGACCACGCGTTTTCAGAGAATTCCTTTCAGGTGCGCGACGGGCTCTCGCGGGTCGAGGCGCTCGTCTTCTTCGGGCGGAAAAAGGAGCGGCCCTCGATCGGCGAATGCGTGCGGGAATCCCTGCTCGCCATCCCGTCGCTCGCCGCCCTCGCGCCCCGGGACGGGGCCTGCTTTGGAAGGGCCGCGTTCGAGGCCTGGGCGGATTCGCTGCTGGAGGACGCGGACTTTCGGGGGGCGGAGGCGCTGCCGGGGCCGCTGGACACCTACCGCAGCTGCGTGGTGCAGACGGGCACGAACCTGCACTTTGTCGGGCCCTATCTGGCGCGGGCGGCGGCGCTGTGCCCGGACCAGGCCGCGAGGATACGCGGGCTTGCGGCGCTGTACGCGCAGGAAAAGGAAGCGTTTGAGCGGCTGATCGACTATCAGGGCGGCTACTTTCTGGAGCCAAACCGGGACGCGCTGCTGGACCGGGGATTCAGGGAGGGCCTGAGCGCGCGTGTGCGGGAGGTCGGGCGCCTCTACGAGCAGGCGGCCCGGTTCATGGCCGAGGGCGGCTGAGAGGCGCGGGCGCGGCGGGGTTACGTCGCGCCCAGCAGGACGCCGGGAAAGGCGGTTTGCGGGCGCCCGGCGCGCGAAGCATCCGGCGTTAAACCGCCGCGGAGCGAAGCGGGGGGCGGGGCGCCGCCCTGCTGACGCCCGCCGACGAAGACCGCGCGGATGCCCTCCGGGAGCTGGCGGGGGTTTTCGTAGGTGGCGCGGTCTTGGAGCCGCTCCAGATCCAGCAGCACCAGATCCGCATGGCAGCCGGGCGCGATGCGGCCCCGGCCCGCGAGGCCGAAGAAGTCCGCGGGCATGGAGGTGATCTTCGCGGCCGCCTCCGGGAGGGAGAGCAGGCGCCGCTCGCGCACGAAGCGGCGCAGGAAGCGCGGGAAGGCGCCGTAAGCGCGCGGGTGCGGGCTGCCGGACGCGCCGTACAGCGCGTCGGAGATGACGATGCACTCCGGGCGCAGCAGGATGCGCTCCACGTCCGCGGGGTCCATGTGGTGCTCCACGATGGTCACGCGCCCTTCATCGCGCACGAGCAGCTCCAAGACGAAATCCGCCGCAGGAAGGCCCCGGCGCGCCGCGAGCTGCGCGAGGCTGCGGCCCGTTTCGGCCGGGTCGGAGGAGGCGGCGACCGTGATGCGCTCCGCCCCCGTGGTCGCGAAGATGTTGTCCCAGTCCGGCCGCTCGCGCAGCAGGGAATCCGCGATCTCGCGGCGCGCGGCGGGCTCCCGCAGGCGGGAAAGCAGCGCCTCCGTGCCGCCTGCGAGCGCCTCCGGCGGCAGCAGCGTGGTCAGCGTCGTCGAACCGGCGGCGTAGGGGTAGGCGTCGAACGTGATGGGAAGCCCGCGGGCGCGCGCCGCGTCGATCCGGGCGAGGAACGCGTCCACCGCGTGCCCCCACACGTTTTTGCCCGCGGCCTTCAGGTGGCTGATGTGCACGCGCGCGCCCGTGCGCTCCGCGAGGGAGATCATCTCCTCCACGCTGCAAACGACGCTCGTGCCCTCCCCGCGCATGTGCGCGACGACGGGCCTGCCCATGCGCGCGGGCACGGCGAGGATCGCCTCCAGCTCCGCGCGGGTGTAGTAGCACTCCGGCGCGTACATCAGCCCCAGGCTGAGCCCCAGCGCGCCCGCGCAAAGCGCATCCTCAAGGAGGGAGAGCAGGCGGGAGAGCTCGGCGGGCGAGAGCGGCGCGGGGGCAAAGCCCTTGACGCAGATGCGCAGCGCCCCGCCGCCGACCAGGTAGCCCGTGTTCAGGCGGAGCGGGCGCGCGGCCGCCTCGCGCAGGAACGCGCGCATGGTAAGCCCGCACAGCGCGGGCGGAATGTTCCCCAGGATCGGCGCGGCGTAGTCGCGCAGCGCCGCGAACGTCTCCGGCGCGCTGGGCGCCGCGGAAAAGCCGCAGTTGCCGCAGATCTGCGTGGTGACGCCCTGCGGCACCTCGATGGACGGCGCGTCCGTGAAGGGCGTCAGGTCCGCGTGGCGGTGGATGTCGATGAAGCCGGGCAGCAGGTAAAGCCCGGACGCGTCGAGCGACTGCGCGGCCTCGGGCGCGGGCGCGTCCGCGGGGGCGAGCGCGGCGATGCGCCCGTCCTTCAGGAGCACGCGCGCGCAGAGGAGACCCTGCGGCGTCAGCACCCGCGCGCCGCTGATGCAGGTATCGACCATGGCAGCGCCTCCCGTCTTCCCCGTGGGGGAAAGGATTTGCTGTTATTATAGAAGATTTGGCGCGCGGGGGCAAGCGCTCGATTTACAACCGGGGGCTTTCGCGGTATAATAAACGGTACTTTTGAACGCGGAAGGAGCGCTCCCCCCATGCACATGAGAAGAAAACCCTGGGCCCGCCCGGAGCTGGAGGCCTGCCCCTATTACCGGCAGGACCCGCGCGACCTGAGGGGCCGCTGGGCCGGACAGTTCCCCAAGGCGCAGCCCCTGCACGTGGAGCTGGGCTGCGGCAAGGGCGTCTCCACCGCGCAGATGGTCCTTCACAACCAGGACGTCAACTTCGTGGCCATCGACCTGGTGCGCGACGTGCTGGGCTACGCCCGGCGGAACATCGAGGCGGCCTTCGCGGGCGCGCCGGTCGAAAACGCGATCGTCGCGGCGCTGAACATCGAGTGCATCTCGCAGTACTTCGACGCCTCGGACGCGGCGGAGCGCATCTACATCAGCTTCTGCAACCCCTGGTCGCAGAAGAAGAAGCACGAAAAGCGCCGCCTGACCCACCCGCGCCAGCTTCGCCAATACCGCACGTTTTTGAAGGACGGCGGGGAAATCTGGTTCAAGACGGACGACGACACGCTGTTCGACGCGTCGCTCGCCTACCTGCCCCCGTGCGGCTTTCGCGTCCGCTACCTGACGCGCGACCTGCACCAGAGCGGCTTTGCCCCCAACTACGAGAGCGAGCACGAGATCAAGTACGCCGCGCAGGGCGTGCCCATCAAGTTCCTGATCGCCGTGAAGGAGCCGGAAACGGACCAAAATTGACAAAAAGCGCCAACGCAGTCCTATGCGGGTTGGCGCTTTTGCTGTATAATGGGCTTATGGTGCAGAACGCATGGAGGAGGGCGCACGGATGTTGCAGGTGGCGGCGGCGGTGATCCGAAACGGGAAGGACGAAATGCTGCTCGCGAGGCGCGGGCCCGGCAGGGACGACGCGGGGCTCTGGGAGTTCCCGGGCGGCAAGCTGGAGGCGGGCGAGGACGCGCGCGCGGCGATCGTGCGCGAGATACGCGAGGAGGTGGGAATCGAGCTCTTCGTCAAGGGCGTGCTGCTGCACACGGTCTACGAGGCCCCCGCGCGGGCGATCACGCTGACGTTCCTCGACTGCACGGTGCGCGCCGGCGCGCCCACGGCGCGCGAGCACGCGGAGCTCCGCTGGGTGAGGCCGGAGGACGCGCCCGGCATGGCGCTGTGCCCCGCCGACCGGGCGGCCCTGCCCGCGCTGATCGCGCGGGGGCGTCCCGCCTACGCGCATAGCAGCGAGGAGGGCCTCTTTCAGCCGCTGGAGGAACACCTGCTCGCCACGGCGCGCCTGGCGGAGGCATTCGCGCAGGCGTTTGACTGCGGCGATTGGGGCTATGCGCTGGGGCTTTTGCACGACGTGGGCAAGGCGCGGCCCGCCTTCTTCCATCGGCTGGAGGGCGGCAAAACCCCGGTGGAGCACGCGGCGGCGGGAGCGCTGCTGGCAAAGCGCCGGGGCGGGCTGGTCGAGGCGGCGCTCGCGCCCTGCGTCGCCGGGCACCACGCGGGCCTGGCGGATCCCATGCCGGCGGACTACGGCCAGCGGCTGACGCCCGTTTGCGAGAGGCTCGCGCGGGAGGAGCGGCGGCCCGCGGTCCGCGAGGTCGTGCCGGTGCGCTGGCCGGCGGCGGGGCCGAAGATGCGCCCGACCGGCGCGCGGAAGGGGCAGGGCTTCTCGTTCGCCCTTTGGCAGCGCATGCTCTTCTCCTGCCTGGTGGACGCGGACTTTCTTGACACCGAGGCGTTCATGCAGGGCCCGCAGCCGCGCGGGCGGGGCGAGGACGTTCAGACGCTGCGTGCGCGGCTGGACGCGTACATGGAGCAGTATTCGCACCCGAAGAACCCCATTGACGAAAAGCGCTGCGCCATCCTCGCGGACTGCCGCCGCGCGGCGGAGGGGCCGCAGGGGCTGTACACGCTGACCGTGCCCACGGGCGGCGGCAAGACGCTGGCCTCGCTGGCCTTCGCGCTGCGCCACGCGGAAAAGCACGGGCTTCGGCGCGTCATCTACGTCATCCCCTACACCAGCATCATCAGCCAGACGGCGAAGAAATTCCGGGAGGCGCTGGGCGAGGAAAACGTGCTGGAGCACACCAGCATCGCGGAGGCGGGCGGCGTGCGAGCGGACGATGCGGAACGGGCGACGTGCGAACGGGCGACGTGCGAACGGGCGACGTGCGAACGGGACGACGCAGAGCGGGACGACGCGGAGGACGAGGCCGTGCGCGCCCGCCGCCTGGCCGCGGAGAACTGGGACGCGCCGGTGATCGTGACCACGAACGTGCAGTTCTTTGAATCGCTGATGGCGAATCGGCCCGCGCGCTGCCGCAAGCTGCACAACATCGTCCGCTCGGTGGTGATCTTCGACGAGGCGCAGATGCTGCCGACCGGCTACCTGATCCCCTGCACCCGGCTGATCGAGGAGCTGGCGGTGAATTACCGGGCGACCGCGGTGCTGTGCACGGCGACGCAGCCCGCGCTGGGCAGGTACCTTGGCGGCCTTAACGCCACGGAGATCTGCCGGGATACGGCGGGGCTGTACGAATTCTTCCGGCGCGTGCGCTACGAGGTCGCGGGCGTATGGGAGGATGAGCGCATTTGGGCGGAGTTCCGCGCGCAGCGGCAGATGCTCGCCGTCGTGAATTCGCGCGCGCACGCGCAGGCGCTTTACGACGGCATGGCGGGCGAGGGCGTCTTCTGCCTGACGACGCTGCTGACGCCCCAAAGCCGGGAGGATAAGCTGGAGGAAATCCGCGCGCGCCTTAAGGGCGGGCGAACCTGCCGGGTCGTCTCCACCAGCCTCATCGAGGCGGGCGTGGACGTGGACTTCCCGCGCGTGTGCCGCGAGGCCGCGGGGCTGGACAGCGTCATTCAGGCGGCGGGCCGCTGCAACCGCGAGGGAGGGCACAGCGCGCAGGAGAGCGTGGTCACCGTCTTCCATTCCGGGGAGAAGTGGCGGGACAAGGTGCCCAAGGCGCTCAAGCGCCCCGCGGACGTGGCGGCGGAGATCCTGGAGACGGAGGCGGACATCGCCTCGCCGGAGGCCGTCGGGCGCTACTTCACCCGGCTCTACGCGCTTACGGGCAGCGGCCTGGACGTGAAGGGCATCGAGAAGATGCTGGACGACGGAGGCAGTGCGCCGCCCTTTGAAGAGGCCGCGCGGGCGTTTCGCCTCATCGAGGAGGGCACGCGCGCGGTGCTGA harbors:
- a CDS encoding alanine racemase, producing the protein MEASRYRLLDASDVPSPQLLYYPEIIRENTRRAIALAGGAQRLWPHVKTHKSLDLTRMQVGLGITRFKCATFAEAEMAAQAGAQALLLAYPLVGPNVARFVRLAAAYPHVACYALADDLSQLRLLGACARAHGAAASVLLDVNMGMNRTGVAPGEAGAWLRQAAAVPGVRLCGLHCYDGHRHESDPAARAAAVAASLREIDALRARLPADGLDCPIVIMGGTPSFPCHAQRPGVYLSPGTCFVMDYGYARDFPDLPFVPGAAVLTRVVSRPAPGLFTLDLGCKGIGSDPAGPRGLLLDWLDASPLFQSEEHWVFRMDEGAARTPPPVGTELYVLPTHICPTTALYPYVLTVEGGRVLGAWDVTARNRRLTI
- a CDS encoding amidohydrolase family protein, which encodes MVDTCISGARVLTPQGLLCARVLLKDGRIAALAPADAPAPEAAQSLDASGLYLLPGFIDIHRHADLTPFTDAPSIEVPQGVTTQICGNCGFSAAPSAPETFAALRDYAAPILGNIPPALCGLTMRAFLREAAARPLRLNTGYLVGGGALRICVKGFAPAPLSPAELSRLLSLLEDALCAGALGLSLGLMYAPECYYTRAELEAILAVPARMGRPVVAHMRGEGTSVVCSVEEMISLAERTGARVHISHLKAAGKNVWGHAVDAFLARIDAARARGLPITFDAYPYAAGSTTLTTLLPPEALAGGTEALLSRLREPAARREIADSLLRERPDWDNIFATTGAERITVAASSDPAETGRSLAQLAARRGLPAADFVLELLVRDEGRVTIVEHHMDPADVERILLRPECIVISDALYGASGSPHPRAYGAFPRFLRRFVRERRLLSLPEAAAKITSMPADFFGLAGRGRIAPGCHADLVLLDLERLQDRATYENPRQLPEGIRAVFVGGRQQGGAPPPASLRGGLTPDASRAGRPQTAFPGVLLGAT
- the trmB gene encoding tRNA (guanosine(46)-N7)-methyltransferase TrmB, yielding MHMRRKPWARPELEACPYYRQDPRDLRGRWAGQFPKAQPLHVELGCGKGVSTAQMVLHNQDVNFVAIDLVRDVLGYARRNIEAAFAGAPVENAIVAALNIECISQYFDASDAAERIYISFCNPWSQKKKHEKRRLTHPRQLRQYRTFLKDGGEIWFKTDDDTLFDASLAYLPPCGFRVRYLTRDLHQSGFAPNYESEHEIKYAAQGVPIKFLIAVKEPETDQN
- a CDS encoding VOC family protein, whose protein sequence is MNCHINSLYLCVKDMERAIRFYEDFFEKEVTIKNEIYSVFDINGFRLGLFAFKKMNEKHSFGSNCLPSVDVENLDILKRKTENLELCFPLTQINDNWVVEFVDSEGNHIELTAPIE
- a CDS encoding CRISPR-associated endonuclease Cas3''; this encodes MLQVAAAVIRNGKDEMLLARRGPGRDDAGLWEFPGGKLEAGEDARAAIVREIREEVGIELFVKGVLLHTVYEAPARAITLTFLDCTVRAGAPTAREHAELRWVRPEDAPGMALCPADRAALPALIARGRPAYAHSSEEGLFQPLEEHLLATARLAEAFAQAFDCGDWGYALGLLHDVGKARPAFFHRLEGGKTPVEHAAAGALLAKRRGGLVEAALAPCVAGHHAGLADPMPADYGQRLTPVCERLAREERRPAVREVVPVRWPAAGPKMRPTGARKGQGFSFALWQRMLFSCLVDADFLDTEAFMQGPQPRGRGEDVQTLRARLDAYMEQYSHPKNPIDEKRCAILADCRRAAEGPQGLYTLTVPTGGGKTLASLAFALRHAEKHGLRRVIYVIPYTSIISQTAKKFREALGEENVLEHTSIAEAGGVRADDAERATCERATCERATCERDDAERDDAEDEAVRARRLAAENWDAPVIVTTNVQFFESLMANRPARCRKLHNIVRSVVIFDEAQMLPTGYLIPCTRLIEELAVNYRATAVLCTATQPALGRYLGGLNATEICRDTAGLYEFFRRVRYEVAGVWEDERIWAEFRAQRQMLAVVNSRAHAQALYDGMAGEGVFCLTTLLTPQSREDKLEEIRARLKGGRTCRVVSTSLIEAGVDVDFPRVCREAAGLDSVIQAAGRCNREGGHSAQESVVTVFHSGEKWRDKVPKALKRPADVAAEILETEADIASPEAVGRYFTRLYALTGSGLDVKGIEKMLDDGGSAPPFEEAARAFRLIEEGTRAVLIPTTKEARTCAERLGAGERSRELWRQAARCSVSVYEGDFQALHAAGKLDVLDEQIAVLLDAACYDPDKGLCVPGMGAGIMI
- a CDS encoding Atu1372/SO_1960 family protein, with the translated sequence MATVYEKLASLGLSLPNPPPRGGIYRPVRQAGNLLYVSGQGATRGGVPALVGHVGAECTVEQGQEAARLCALNCLAVLHDYLGDLGRVKGLVKLLGFVASAPGFTQQPLVMNGASQLFLDLYGEDGVGARSAIGVNELPGGIPVEIEFIFEI
- a CDS encoding AraC family transcriptional regulator; amino-acid sequence: MEWVNAVQKALNYIEDHLLEELDAEGVARSAFTSSAYFQKIFHIVTGLTVGDYIRSRRLSLAGEEIAAGRTRVIDAAAKYGYESPESFTKAFTRFHGVTPSAARRTRCDLNYFSPLKIEIRVEGGAIQSRRLIPNVERLYENRAENYMFPSCMRSAMAALGEDAAYDFPFFAGVTGDLFTQTWLEPRWRYNDSYSNVCKETQVPLRRAFDACGYEYVYRTRAQVQADPDGARREIVECIDRGLPVLAFGIVGPPVCSIVCGYSEQGKLLIGWSQFTGETAEDEVFDHAFSENSFQVRDGLSRVEALVFFGRKKERPSIGECVRESLLAIPSLAALAPRDGACFGRAAFEAWADSLLEDADFRGAEALPGPLDTYRSCVVQTGTNLHFVGPYLARAAALCPDQAARIRGLAALYAQEKEAFERLIDYQGGYFLEPNRDALLDRGFREGLSARVREVGRLYEQAARFMAEGG